A genomic segment from Dietzia psychralcaliphila encodes:
- a CDS encoding glycerophosphodiester phosphodiesterase family protein codes for MTVPATTHLQSTVSTRSGVVAHRGASAEFPELTLVAYEQALKQGAEALEVDIRLTSDGVPVLLHDPRTARVADRDVWVHSSTLDELSTLDLGTWHPVHRRPEPLLTLRSLLVMAEAYPNVKLFLETKHPVPSGGRVEVALRDELKYFGLDRPASHLESRAVMMSFSVMAVRRFRQLAPQVPAVQLRERGNVLKSWPAEGFGAQLMGPSIGALRARPWLVDYWRSRGMGTYCWTVDDPADMLLCRDLGVDWVATNVPSRALTVLDGPAPRA; via the coding sequence GTGACGGTCCCCGCGACCACACATCTGCAGTCCACGGTGTCCACCAGGAGTGGGGTCGTCGCCCACCGAGGGGCCTCGGCCGAGTTCCCCGAACTCACGCTCGTCGCCTACGAGCAGGCGCTCAAACAGGGCGCGGAAGCTCTCGAGGTGGACATACGACTCACCTCCGACGGGGTCCCGGTGCTCCTCCATGACCCGAGAACGGCCAGGGTCGCGGACCGCGACGTGTGGGTCCACTCCAGCACCCTGGACGAGCTCTCGACACTGGACCTCGGCACGTGGCATCCGGTGCACCGCAGGCCCGAACCGCTTCTCACGCTGCGCAGTCTCCTCGTGATGGCCGAGGCGTACCCGAACGTGAAGTTGTTCCTCGAGACCAAGCACCCGGTGCCCTCCGGTGGCCGGGTCGAGGTCGCCCTCCGCGACGAACTCAAGTACTTCGGTCTGGACCGCCCCGCCTCGCATCTCGAATCCCGAGCGGTGATGATGAGCTTCTCCGTCATGGCGGTGCGGCGGTTCAGGCAGCTGGCCCCGCAGGTGCCGGCGGTGCAGCTCCGGGAGCGCGGCAACGTCCTGAAGTCGTGGCCGGCCGAGGGGTTCGGCGCCCAGTTGATGGGCCCGAGCATCGGCGCGCTCCGGGCGCGGCCGTGGTTGGTCGACTACTGGCGGTCGCGGGGGATGGGTACCTACTGCTGGACGGTCGACGATCCGGCCGACATGCTCCTGTGCCGTGACCTGGGCGTGGACTGGGTAGCCACCAACGTCCCGTCACGGGCGCTGACCGTCCTGGACGGGCCCGCACCCCGTGCCTGA